The following coding sequences are from one Salvia hispanica cultivar TCC Black 2014 chromosome 3, UniMelb_Shisp_WGS_1.0, whole genome shotgun sequence window:
- the LOC125210337 gene encoding PHD finger protein At2g01810-like produces the protein MASIVLRKPSNMRKNRINPEKLFLYDNFAFPDFVKKALSGAFRDNIRVFLHDFAEIQNYCVNGMPVWCTSLFTENGVVCPLYTVEETVQDSPAPFCNYCELSGWGHHFVCKRKYHFIIPAKADWNEPLDVDFAELENLKLYGLVHCNGFGHLVCIHGLRYNFNFFGAEDSMEFWDRLCTLLRVRSISADHVSRRGSVELNLIHGIAYGKSWLAKWGYRFNGEITEEKHNAAIRYLSKLSLDLIISISMSNRNANRIKSIIDAYLKCSTNPLSTISDLLKFMLALDSRIDMVANGAPKLNLETGESIPMGFEKLVDSMRKSCRWPARRLEHVLLVIVDLLKEHKNENLGRDCSVSRQQLRDGARRSIGDTGLIDFVLKSINCFTVENQIVRRATNPLSRLAEFSIQECSRSYNLSVDVWTVCEHVVAMWPETKLILECDHFVKEWPIGDRVVGQGLVLECKVLPSFDELEGQLGRRLSPGEVVVVKPWMTVADLKMVAQGALRDTYCVMDEFEVSQIGGLRKIENDKMVGSVFELGAQVWVRGRGLDLGTRLRHEDGGWKMKG, from the exons ATGGCGTCGATTGTTTTGAGAAAACCTAGCAATATGAGAAAAAACAGGATCAATCCTGAGAAACTCTTCTTGTACGACAATTTCGCCTTCCCAGATTTCGTCAAGAAGGCGCTGTCGGGAGCCTTCAGAGACAACATTCGAGTTTTTCTTCATGATTTCGCAGAGATTCAAAACTACTGCGTCAACGGAATGCCGGTTTGGTGCACTTCCTTGTTCACTGAGAACGGCGTCGTCTGCCCGCTCTACACTGTGGAAGAAACCGTTCAGGACTCTCCCGCCCCCTTCTGCAATTACTGTGAATTATCAG GTTGGGGTCACCATTTTGTTTGCAAGAGAAAGTACCATTTTATAATTCCGGCCAAAGCTGATTGGAATGAGCCGTTGGATGTGGATTTTGCTGAACTTGAGAACCTTAAATTATACGGATTGGTTCACTGCAACGGATTCGGGCATCTCGTCTGCATCCACGGTTTGagatacaattttaatttctttggTGCAGAGGATAGTATGGAATTCTGGGATCGTCTTTGCACCCTTCTTAGAGTCAG GAGCATTTCGGCCGATCATGTATCGAGGAGGGGTTCGGTTGAGCTTAATTTGATCCACGGCATAGCATACGGGAAATCGTGGCTAGCTAAATGGGGCTACAGATTTAATGGCGAAATTACAGAGGAAAAACACAACGCAGCTATCCGATATCTGAGCAAATTAAGCCTCGATCTAATTATCAGTATTTCCATGAGCAATCGGAATGCAAATAGGATCAAATCCATCATAGACGCGTACCTAAAATGCAGCACGAATCCACTCTCCACAATCAGTGATCTGCTTAAATTCATGCTGGCTCTTGATTCAAGAATCGACATGGTCGCTAATGGCGCACCCAAGCTTAATTTGGAAACAGGGGAATCAATTCCGATGGGGTTCGAGAAGTTGGTGGATTCGATGAGGAAGAGCTGTAGGTGGCCTGCGAGGAGGCTTGAGCACGTGCTCCTCGTGATCGTTGATCTGTTGAAGGAGCACAAGAACGAGAATCTCGGGAGGGACTGTAGCGTGTCGCGTCAACAACTGAGAGATGGGGCGAGGAGGTCGATTGGGGACACTGGCTTGATTGACTTCGTGCTCAAGTCGATCAACTGTTTCACGGTGGAGAATCAGATCGTACGTCGTGCCACGAATCCATTATCCAGGTTGGCGGAGTTCAGCATTCAAGAATGCTCACGGAGCTATAATTTATCTGTAGATGTGTGGACTGTTTGTGAGCATGTGGTGGCAATGTGGCCGGAGACTAAGCTTATTCTTGAATGTGATCACTTTGTCAAAGAGTGGCCTATTGGGGACAGGGTTGTGGGGCAGGGGTTGGTATTGGAGTGCAAGGTGTTGCCGAGCTTTGATGAGCTGGAGGGTCAGTTGGGGCGGCGCCTGTCGCCTGGAGAAGTGGTGGTGGTGAAGCCATGGATGACGGTAGCGGATCTTAAGATGGTGGCGCAGGGTGCTTTGAGGGATACTTACTGTGTGATGGATGAGTTTGAAGTGAGCCAGATTGGGGGGTTGAGGAAGATTGAGAATGATAAGATGGTTGGCAGTGTGTTCGAGCTTGGGGCGCAGGTTTGGGTGAGGGGCCGTGGCTTGGACTTGGGCACACGCCTCAGGCACGAAGATGGAGGCTGGAAAATGAAGGGCTGa
- the LOC125213916 gene encoding heat stress transcription factor A-8, whose amino-acid sequence MVKSVENGTSLPPFLVKCYEMVNDESTDALISWSDSNDSFIIWDESKFSSQLLPKYFKHSNFSSFVRQLNIYGFRKIDTDNWQFANEAFLKGQKHLLKNIVRRKHSHNLLQNKSSQQKDPEPALHPEEDKRLALWKEVQSLKSDRNALTQELTNVRLHQQTSRNKMLLLAEQLKGMEKNQQQMLSFIVMAMQSPEIAQFFQPKENSWRMAETGKTKLSEVMDDDCEPTPFDGTIVKYQPPKDAPTTPECTTDAFDYESFMEIDFSADEMRDFLMDTDFLLGPDPKDEKLLPLENHNEIILPDAPENDADMDQMLLPYLLTENKVPVGSGGEGCTDSGVQFGLAFQPDESENSDGSAGDINEDQNEMTEATKLQSSEKVEVLTRQMGSLTSEMS is encoded by the exons ATGGTGAAATCGGTGGAGAATGGGACGTCGCTGCCGCCTTTCTTGGTTAAATGCTACGAGATGGTGAACGATGAGTCAACGGACGCGTTGATTTCATGGAGCGACTCCAATGACAGCTTTATTATATGGGATGAATCCAAGTTTTCTTCCCAGCTGCTGCCCAAGTATTTCAAGCACAGTAATTTCTCCAGCTTCGTCCGTCAGCTCAATATCTAT GGTTTCAGGAAAATCGACACTGACAACTGGCAATTCGCTAATGAGGCCTTCTTGAAAGGGCAGAAGCATTTGCTGAAGAACATTGTTCGAAGAAAGCATAGTCACAATCTGCTGCAGAACAAATCTTCGCAACAGAAAGACCCAGAGCCTGCTCTACATCCTGAAGAGGACAAGAGACTGGCCCTATGGAAAGAAGTCCAGAGTCTCAAAAGTGATAGAAATGCTTTGACGCAGGAGTTGACAAACGTAAGACTGCACCAGCAGACTTCACGGAATAAAATGCTACTTTTGGCCGAACAATTGAAAGGTATGGAGAAAAACCAGCAACAGATGCTTTCTTTCATTGTCATGGCTATGCAAAGCCCCGAAATCGCTCAGTTTTTCCAGCCGAAAGAGAACAGTTGGCGTATGGCTGAAACTGGAAAAACTAAACTGAGTGAAGTCATGGACGATGATTGTGAACCAACTCCCTTCGATGGAACGATAGTCAAGTATCAGCCGCCTAAAGATGCACCTACAACGCCTGAATGCACGACAGATGCCTTTGATTACGAAAGTTTTATGGAAATTGATTTCTCTGCCGATGAAATGAGAGATTTTCTGATGGATACCGACTTTTTGTTAGGCCCGGATCCAAAGGATGAGAAGCTACTACCTCTTGAAAACCACAACGAAATTATTCTTCCAGATGCACCTGAAAACGATGCAGATATGGATCAGATGCTTTTGCCCTATTTATTGACAGAAAACAAAGTTCCTGTTGGGTCTGGAGGTGAGGGTTGTACCGACTCTGGGGTCCAGTTTGGATTGGCATTCCAGCCTGATGAATCTGAGAACTCAGATGGCTCAGCTGGTGATATCAATGAAGACCAGAATGAGATGACTGAAGCTACAAAGTTGCAAAGCTCTGAAAAAGTTGAAGTTTTAACTAGACAAATGGGGTCCCTAACTTCTGAAATGAGCTGA
- the LOC125213917 gene encoding vacuolar iron transporter 1 has protein sequence MAGESNASLLNDHKEKHFTAGEIVRDIIIGVSDGLTVPFALAAGLSGANATSAVIVTAGVAEIAAGAISMGLGGYLAAKSEADHYMRELKREQDEIIAVPDTEAAEVAEILSEYGIQPHEYSPVVNALRKNPQAWLDFMMKFELGLEKPDPKRAMQSAMTIAIAYIVGGIVPLFPYMLISSADRAVIASVIVTLLALLIFGYGKGHFTGSKPFWSALQTTFIGAIASAAAFAMAKLVQG, from the exons atggCAGGTGAATCGAACGCCTCTCTGTTGAATGACCACAAAGAGAAGCATTTCACGGCGGGCGAGATCGTGCGAGACATCATAATCGGGGTTTCTGATGGCCTCACCGTCCCCTTCGCCCTCGCCGCGGGCCTCTCTGGCGCCAACGCCACTTCCGCCGTCATTGTCACCGCCGGCGTGGCCGAGATCGCCGCCGGCGCCATATCCATGGGCCTCGGAGG TTACTTGGCTGCGAAAAGCGAAGCAGATCATTATATGAGAGAGTTGAAGAGAGAGCAGGATGAGATCATTGCTGTGCCTGATACAg AAGCTGCGGAGGTAGCAGAGATATTGTCGGAGTATGGGATTCAGCCGCATGAATATTCGCCGGTGGTAAATGCACTCAGGAAAAATCCACAAGCCTGGCTTGATTTCATGATGAA GTTTGAACTGGGATTGGAGAAGCCAGATCCAAAGAGAGCAATGCAGAGCGCAATGACGATCGCCATAGCTTACATAGTGGGTGGGATAGTCCCACTTTTCCCCTACATGTTGATATCCAGTGCAGATAGAGCTGTAATTGCTTCTGTCATCGTTACTCTTCTTGCGTTGCTTATCTTTGGCTACGGCAAAGGTCATTTCACCGGAAGCAAACCCTTCTGGAGTGCTCTTCAGACCACCTTCATCGGAGCCATCGCATCCGCTGCTGCTTTTGCCATGGCCAAGCTTGTACAAGGATGA
- the LOC125216648 gene encoding protein RGF1 INDUCIBLE TRANSCRIPTION FACTOR 1, protein MVGCKIRSRKRKSAAAEEWISGLLRSEFFRTCVDHEEFRKNEKNLFCIDCNLCLCKHCVTLSPPPHHRCFHRLLQICKYVYRDVVRLHDIQPYLDCSLIQAYKINGEKAVHLNPRPQQKDAKSSKTKGGGTCCEACGRHIQDLPNRFCSIACKVSVGEEEITINGSNIIGATSGWSDGQIPSLETEENSYENGYTSLTESCEVIQAWLLRPKRMLHKRKSLPKRSPLS, encoded by the exons ATG GTTGGATGCAAAATCCGGTCGAGGAAGAGAAaatcggcggcggcggaggagtgGATCAGCGGTCTGCTGAGGAGCGAATTCTTCCGTACGTGCGTCGATCACGAGGAGTTCAGAAAGAATGAGAAGAATTTGTTTTGTATAGATTGCAATCTGTGCTTATGCAAGCATTGCGTGACTTTatcgccgccgccgcaccACCGCTGCTTCCACCGCCTCCTGCAAATCTGTAAATACGTTTACCGCGACGTCGTTCGCCTCCACGATATTCAGCCATATCTAGACTGCTCTCTCATACAA gcatacaaaataaatgggGAAAAAGCAGTACATTTGAATCCAAGGCCTCAGCAAAAAGATGCAAAAAGTTCAAAGACAAAAGGTGGTGGCACTTGCTGTGAAGCTTGTGGCAGGCACATTCAAGACTTGCCTAATCGCTTCTGTTCCATTGCTTGCAAa GTTTCTGTCGGCGAAGAAGAAATCACAATAAATGGAAGCAACATTATAGGTGCTACGAGTGGCTGGAGCGATGGGCAAATTCCGAGTTTGGAAACAGAAGAAAATTCATATGAAAACGGATATACTTCTTTAACGGAGTCGTGTGAAGTCATTCAAGCGTGGTTACTGAGGCCGAAGAGGATGCTGCACAAGAGAAAGAGTTTGCCAAAGAGGTCTCCCTtgtcttga